A region from the Streptomyces sp. 3214.6 genome encodes:
- a CDS encoding class I SAM-dependent methyltransferase: MPPRPVHEPRRDDCPWCGSKRLRTRLRAPDLRHRRPGTFVVDECRDCAHAFQNPRLTTEGLQLYGAASDQRAGHGQLRATARAMLPFPEPESWLDVGTGDAPFPAAAKELFVYTAFDGVDPTLRVERARAAGRLEEAHVGHLTAPEVLSRVRGRYDVVSMLHHLEHTREPRKELAAALAALRPGGHLLLELPDPSSASAAVLGKWWHSHDQPRHLHLIPLANLRTELQARGCEIVVTDRRAPHTPHDLATAASLYLNRTRLRRMAGPLTALAATLDHALAPALRRTRFSNAYRLIARKP, encoded by the coding sequence ATGCCCCCCAGGCCCGTCCACGAGCCGCGCCGCGACGACTGCCCCTGGTGCGGCTCGAAACGCCTGCGCACCCGGCTGCGCGCACCGGACCTGCGCCATCGCAGACCCGGCACGTTCGTGGTCGACGAGTGCCGGGACTGCGCCCACGCCTTCCAGAACCCGCGCCTGACCACCGAGGGACTCCAGCTGTACGGCGCGGCGAGCGACCAGCGGGCCGGCCACGGGCAGTTGAGGGCCACGGCACGGGCGATGCTGCCCTTCCCCGAACCGGAGAGCTGGCTGGACGTCGGGACGGGGGACGCGCCCTTCCCGGCGGCGGCGAAGGAACTGTTCGTCTACACGGCGTTCGACGGGGTGGACCCGACCCTCAGAGTGGAGCGGGCGAGAGCCGCGGGCCGCCTCGAGGAGGCCCACGTGGGCCATCTGACCGCGCCGGAGGTCCTGTCCCGCGTGCGGGGCCGCTACGACGTGGTCAGCATGCTCCACCACCTGGAACACACCCGGGAGCCGAGGAAGGAACTCGCGGCCGCGCTGGCCGCCCTGCGTCCCGGCGGCCACCTCCTCCTGGAACTCCCGGACCCCTCCAGCGCGTCCGCCGCCGTCCTCGGCAAGTGGTGGCACTCCCACGACCAGCCCCGCCACCTCCACCTGATCCCCCTGGCCAACCTCCGCACGGAACTCCAGGCCCGGGGCTGCGAGATCGTCGTGACGGACCGCAGGGCTCCGCACACCCCGCACGACCTGGCGACGGCGGCCTCGCTCTACCTGAACCGGACCCGGCTGCGCCGCATGGCCGGCCCCCTGACCGCCCTGGCCGCCACTCTCGACCACGCCCTGGCCCCAGCCCTACGCCGCACCCGCTTCTCAAACGCCTACCGCCTCATCGCCCGCAAGCCCTAA
- the cobT gene encoding nicotinate-nucleotide--dimethylbenzimidazole phosphoribosyltransferase has product MSSLNLDDFTDLIERPDGGVRRDAEARRERQVVPPGSLGRLDDLGEWLAAAQGAAPVRPVERPRVVLFAGDHGIAELGVSVRPAGSAAELVREVLEGGRPVSVLARRLGVPLRVVDMALDCDPDLFPEDVVRHRVRRGSGRIDIEDALTVEEAEAAFRAGVAVADEEADSGTDLVVLGDVSVGGTTAAGVLVAALCGTDASVVTGRGGEAIDDLAWMRKCAAIRDALRRARPVLGEQLQLLATVGGADLAAMTGFLLQCAVRKLPVVLDGVVAAACALVGQRIAFRAPDWWLAAHKSGEPGQAKALDRMALEPLLDQGVRVGEGAGALLALPLVQAAAALAAELPEKPEASEDKTEGSEEEPTQE; this is encoded by the coding sequence ATGAGCTCGCTTAATCTCGACGACTTCACCGATCTGATCGAGCGCCCCGACGGCGGGGTGCGCCGCGACGCGGAGGCGCGCCGGGAACGTCAGGTCGTGCCGCCCGGTTCGCTGGGGCGCCTGGACGACCTGGGTGAGTGGCTGGCGGCGGCACAGGGCGCGGCGCCCGTGCGGCCGGTCGAGCGGCCGCGGGTGGTGCTGTTCGCCGGCGACCACGGCATCGCCGAGCTCGGCGTCTCCGTCCGACCCGCGGGCAGCGCCGCCGAGTTGGTGCGCGAGGTCCTGGAGGGCGGCCGTCCGGTCTCCGTGCTCGCCCGCCGTCTCGGCGTGCCGTTGCGGGTCGTGGACATGGCCCTGGACTGCGACCCGGACCTGTTCCCCGAGGACGTCGTACGGCATCGGGTGCGGCGCGGCAGCGGCCGGATCGACATCGAGGACGCGCTGACGGTCGAGGAGGCGGAGGCCGCCTTCCGGGCGGGCGTGGCCGTCGCCGACGAGGAGGCCGACTCCGGCACGGATCTGGTCGTGCTCGGCGACGTGAGCGTCGGCGGGACGACGGCGGCGGGCGTGCTGGTCGCAGCGCTGTGCGGGACGGACGCGTCCGTGGTGACCGGGCGGGGCGGCGAGGCGATCGACGACCTGGCGTGGATGCGCAAGTGCGCCGCGATCCGGGACGCGTTGCGCCGGGCGCGGCCGGTGCTCGGCGAGCAGTTGCAGCTGCTGGCGACGGTGGGCGGCGCCGACCTCGCCGCCATGACGGGCTTTCTGCTCCAGTGCGCGGTGCGGAAGTTGCCGGTCGTCCTGGACGGCGTCGTGGCGGCGGCGTGCGCGCTCGTCGGGCAGCGGATCGCGTTCCGGGCGCCGGACTGGTGGCTGGCCGCACACAAGAGCGGTGAACCGGGGCAGGCGAAGGCACTCGATCGGATGGCTCTGGAACCGCTCCTTGACCAGGGCGTGAGGGTCGGCGAGGGCGCCGGCGCCCTGCTCGCACTGCCATTGGTGCAGGCAGCGGCGGCACTGGCCGCGGAACTCCCCGAGAAGCCGGAGGCGTCCGAGGACAAGACCGAGGGCTCCGAGGAGGAGCCGACGCAGGAGTAG
- a CDS encoding methyltransferase domain-containing protein, whose product MARQLDEQIAARYPVGQRLRVLDVGMGQGTQALRLARLGHQVTGLEQDATMIAAAREALCGEPEGIRERMRIIEGDGRDTGVHFLPGSFDVVLCHGVLMYVAEPDPLLAGLARMLAPGGLLSLLVRNADALAMRPGLSGDWTGALGAFGSDAYRNRLGLDVRADRLTTLTGTLAGIGAPLQAWYGVRVFTDTAADGAEIPGDVEALLAAEERAGRTDPYRQVAALLHLCGVRG is encoded by the coding sequence GTGGCCCGGCAGCTCGACGAACAGATAGCGGCGCGCTACCCGGTGGGGCAGCGGCTGCGGGTGCTCGACGTCGGGATGGGCCAGGGCACGCAGGCGCTGCGGCTGGCCCGGCTCGGACATCAGGTGACCGGTCTCGAGCAGGACGCGACGATGATCGCCGCGGCCCGTGAGGCGCTGTGCGGCGAACCCGAGGGCATCCGGGAGCGGATGCGGATCATCGAGGGCGACGGCCGCGACACCGGAGTGCACTTCCTGCCGGGCAGCTTCGACGTGGTGCTGTGCCACGGCGTGCTCATGTACGTCGCGGAGCCGGATCCGCTGCTCGCGGGGCTCGCGCGGATGCTGGCGCCGGGCGGTCTGCTGTCGCTGCTGGTCAGGAACGCGGACGCGCTGGCCATGCGGCCGGGCCTGTCCGGCGACTGGACGGGCGCGCTGGGCGCCTTCGGCTCCGACGCCTACCGCAACCGGCTGGGGCTCGACGTACGGGCGGACCGGCTGACGACGCTGACCGGCACGCTCGCCGGGATCGGCGCTCCGCTGCAGGCCTGGTACGGCGTGCGGGTCTTCACGGACACGGCGGCGGACGGGGCGGAGATCCCGGGCGACGTCGAGGCCCTGCTGGCCGCCGAGGAGCGGGCCGGGCGGACCGACCCCTACCGGCAGGTCGCGGCGCTGCTGCACCTGTGCGGGGTGCGCGGCTGA
- the pspAA gene encoding PspA-associated protein PspAA, whose protein sequence is MIVRIMGEGQWTLADSHFVELNKLDDELLAEMERGDEEGFHRVIGALLDAVRRLGDPLPDDALEPSELILPAAEASLEEVREMLSDDGLIPG, encoded by the coding sequence ATGATCGTACGGATCATGGGGGAGGGCCAGTGGACGCTGGCCGACTCCCACTTCGTCGAACTGAACAAGCTGGACGACGAGCTGCTGGCCGAGATGGAGCGCGGTGACGAGGAGGGCTTCCACCGCGTCATCGGCGCCCTCCTGGACGCGGTCCGCCGCCTGGGCGACCCCCTGCCGGACGACGCTCTGGAACCCTCGGAACTCATCCTTCCGGCCGCGGAAGCGAGCCTGGAGGAGGTTCGGGAGATGCTGAGCGACGACGGCCTGATCCCGGGGTGA
- a CDS encoding bifunctional adenosylcobinamide kinase/adenosylcobinamide-phosphate guanylyltransferase yields MEVTLLGTGAPAGLPRPDCPCSVCATSLGAHARAATALLVDGTLLLDLTPGAAFAAARAGHSLGGVRQVLLTHPHDGPPVEVPAGLPQPGRVPDGRELALLTGHRVRAVAMDAPGTGYAVTGPDGQRLLYLPPGGAPAGLEEGSGAAERYDMVLTDVVGRPDALAKLRAVGAVGPTTDVVAVHLDHDVPPGAELARRLAAAGARAVADGSTLTVGVYEEVPDVPRRTLVLGGARSGKSVEAERRLESFPDVLYVATGGTRGGDTEWASRVAAHRERRPGSWRTTETCDLVPLLAAEGAPLLIDCLSLWLTDAMDSVGAWDDAVWADGGEKALRARVTELAAAVRSARRTVVLVSNEVGSGIVPATASGRRYRDELGRLNAAVATECEQVVLVVAGQALPLRA; encoded by the coding sequence GTGGAAGTCACTCTGCTCGGTACCGGCGCCCCCGCGGGCCTGCCCCGCCCCGACTGTCCCTGCTCCGTGTGCGCGACCTCGCTCGGTGCGCACGCGCGCGCGGCGACCGCGTTGCTCGTGGACGGGACGCTGCTGCTCGATCTGACGCCGGGCGCCGCGTTCGCCGCCGCGCGCGCGGGTCACTCGCTGGGCGGGGTGCGGCAGGTGCTGCTGACGCATCCGCACGACGGGCCGCCGGTGGAGGTGCCGGCCGGGCTGCCGCAGCCCGGCCGGGTGCCGGACGGGCGGGAGTTGGCGCTGCTGACGGGGCATCGGGTGCGGGCCGTGGCGATGGACGCGCCGGGCACCGGGTACGCGGTCACCGGCCCGGACGGGCAGCGGCTGCTGTATCTGCCGCCCGGGGGCGCGCCGGCGGGCCTGGAGGAGGGGTCGGGGGCCGCCGAGCGGTACGACATGGTCCTCACGGATGTCGTGGGGCGGCCGGACGCGCTGGCGAAGCTGCGGGCGGTGGGCGCGGTGGGGCCGACGACGGACGTGGTCGCCGTCCACCTGGACCACGACGTGCCGCCGGGCGCGGAACTCGCGCGGCGGCTCGCTGCGGCGGGGGCGCGGGCGGTGGCGGACGGGTCGACGCTGACGGTGGGGGTGTACGAGGAGGTGCCGGACGTGCCGAGGCGGACGCTGGTACTGGGCGGGGCCCGGTCGGGGAAGTCGGTGGAGGCCGAGCGTCGGCTGGAGTCCTTCCCGGACGTGCTGTACGTCGCCACCGGGGGGACGCGCGGCGGCGACACCGAGTGGGCGTCGCGGGTCGCGGCGCACCGGGAGCGGCGGCCGGGGTCCTGGCGGACGACGGAGACCTGCGACCTGGTGCCGTTGCTCGCGGCGGAGGGGGCGCCGCTGCTGATCGACTGTCTGTCGCTGTGGCTGACGGACGCCATGGACTCCGTCGGGGCGTGGGACGACGCGGTGTGGGCGGACGGCGGCGAGAAGGCGCTGCGCGCGCGGGTGACGGAGTTGGCGGCGGCCGTGCGCTCGGCGCGGCGGACCGTCGTACTGGTGTCGAACGAGGTCGGCTCCGGGATCGTGCCGGCCACGGCGTCGGGGCGGCGCTACCGGGACGAACTGGGCCGGCTGAACGCGGCGGTCGCCACCGAGTGCGAACAGGTCGTACTGGTGGTAGCAGGCCAAGCCCTGCCACTGCGCGCCTGA
- a CDS encoding DUF3043 domain-containing protein, whose protein sequence is MFRSRAKEEKAPADAVVTDSKQTRDPQAPKGRPTPKRSEAQSQRRSVASTSTSRKDAAKRQREERRAQLDRQRQALAGGDERYLPVRDKGPVRKHARDFIDSRFNVAEFFLPMAVVILVLSMVRVGSLQTIALLLWLVVIVLIVLDSFVTGFRLRKQLAERFPDQNRRGAVAYALMRSLQMRRLRLPKPQLKRGARL, encoded by the coding sequence GTGTTCCGTAGCCGTGCCAAGGAAGAGAAGGCCCCCGCCGACGCGGTGGTGACCGACTCCAAGCAGACCCGTGACCCGCAGGCCCCCAAGGGCAGGCCCACGCCCAAGCGCAGTGAGGCCCAGTCCCAGCGCCGCAGCGTCGCCAGCACCTCGACGTCGCGCAAGGACGCCGCCAAGCGTCAGCGCGAGGAGCGCCGTGCCCAGCTGGACCGCCAGCGCCAGGCGCTGGCCGGCGGTGACGAGCGTTACCTGCCGGTCCGCGACAAGGGCCCGGTGCGCAAGCACGCCCGGGACTTCATCGACTCGCGGTTCAACGTGGCGGAGTTCTTCCTGCCGATGGCCGTGGTCATCCTGGTGCTGAGCATGGTGCGGGTGGGCTCGCTGCAGACCATCGCGCTGCTGCTGTGGCTGGTCGTGATCGTGCTGATCGTGCTGGACTCGTTCGTCACCGGGTTCCGGCTGCGCAAGCAGCTGGCGGAGCGCTTCCCCGACCAGAACCGGCGGGGCGCGGTGGCGTACGCGCTGATGCGCTCGCTGCAGATGCGCCGGCTCCGGCTGCCCAAGCCCCAGCTCAAGCGTGGAGCACGGCTCTGA
- a CDS encoding PspA/IM30 family protein produces MSGVMKRMGMIFRAKANKALDRAEDPRETLDYSYQKQLELLQKVRRGVADVATSRKRLELQLNQLQSQSTKLEDQGRKALALGREDLAREALSRRAALQQQVTDLETQHATLQGEEEKLTLAAQRLQAKVDAFRTKKETIKATYTAAQAQTRIGEAFSGISEEMGDVGLAIQRAEDKTAQLQARAGALDELMASGALDDPTGMAKDDLQAELDRLSGGTDVELELQRMKAELAGGSSSGQQAIEGGTSQSQSQQQPQDTPRFDKQ; encoded by the coding sequence ATGAGCGGTGTCATGAAGCGTATGGGGATGATCTTCCGCGCGAAGGCGAACAAGGCCCTTGACAGGGCCGAGGACCCGCGCGAAACCCTCGACTACTCGTACCAGAAGCAGCTGGAGCTCCTCCAGAAGGTCCGCCGCGGCGTCGCCGACGTGGCCACCTCGCGCAAGCGTCTCGAACTCCAGCTGAACCAGTTGCAGTCGCAGTCGACCAAGCTGGAGGACCAGGGCCGCAAGGCCCTCGCGCTCGGCCGTGAGGACCTCGCCCGCGAGGCGCTCTCCCGCCGCGCCGCCCTCCAGCAGCAGGTCACCGACCTCGAGACACAGCACGCCACGCTCCAGGGCGAGGAGGAGAAGCTCACCCTCGCGGCCCAGCGCCTCCAGGCCAAGGTGGACGCCTTCCGTACGAAGAAGGAGACCATCAAGGCCACCTACACCGCCGCCCAGGCCCAGACCCGCATCGGCGAGGCCTTCTCCGGCATCTCCGAGGAGATGGGCGACGTCGGCCTGGCCATCCAGCGCGCCGAGGACAAGACGGCCCAGCTCCAGGCCCGCGCCGGCGCTCTCGACGAGCTCATGGCCTCCGGCGCGCTGGACGACCCGACGGGCATGGCGAAGGACGACCTCCAGGCCGAGCTGGACCGCCTCTCCGGTGGTACGGATGTAGAGCTGGAACTGCAGCGCATGAAGGCGGAGCTCGCCGGCGGCTCGTCCTCCGGACAGCAGGCCATCGAAGGCGGCACGAGCCAGTCGCAGTCCCAGCAGCAGCCGCAGGACACCCCGCGCTTCGACAAGCAGTAA